A window from Gammaproteobacteria bacterium encodes these proteins:
- a CDS encoding CsbD family protein, with translation MNWNVIEGNLKQFKGIFKVRWGRLTDDHVDEIAGKRDELAGKIQETYGATQDVAEKQVKQFEEGGKE, from the coding sequence ACTGGAACGTCATCGAAGGCAACTTGAAGCAGTTCAAGGGCATATTCAAAGTACGTTGGGGCAGGCTCACCGACGATCATGTCGACGAGATTGCCGGCAAGCGCGACGAGTTGGCGGGGAAGATCCAGGAAACCTACGGCGCCACGCAGGACGTGGCAGAGAAGCAGGTCAAGCAATTCGAGGAGGGC